In Streptomyces sp. RFCAC02, the following proteins share a genomic window:
- a CDS encoding DUF3097 domain-containing protein, producing the protein MRNRRYGPDLTPPWKRSAPVPEVPADAGLVVEEVATGFCGAVVRCERTAQGPTVTLEDRFGALRVFPMEPRGFLLEGRTVTLVRPVRRPGAAAGPARTASGSIAVPGARARVARAGRIFVEGRHDAELVEKVWGDDLRIEGVVVEYLEGVDHLPAIVEEFRPGPDARLGVLVDHLVEGSKESRIAASVTDPHVLVVGHPFIDIWAAVKPASAGIAAWPDVPRGQDWKTGVCRALGWPENTGAAWQRLLGCVTSYRDLEPALLGPVEHLIDHVTVGGPNG; encoded by the coding sequence GTGCGCAACCGACGTTACGGACCCGATCTGACGCCGCCCTGGAAGCGAAGCGCCCCCGTGCCCGAGGTGCCGGCCGACGCCGGCCTGGTCGTCGAGGAGGTAGCGACCGGGTTCTGCGGCGCGGTCGTCCGGTGCGAGCGGACGGCGCAGGGGCCGACCGTGACGCTGGAGGACCGGTTCGGGGCGCTGCGGGTGTTCCCGATGGAGCCGCGCGGGTTCCTGCTCGAGGGCAGGACCGTCACGCTCGTGCGGCCCGTGCGGCGCCCCGGCGCGGCGGCGGGGCCGGCGCGCACGGCGTCCGGCTCGATCGCCGTCCCGGGGGCGCGGGCGCGGGTGGCGCGCGCCGGGCGGATCTTCGTCGAGGGCCGGCACGACGCGGAGCTGGTCGAGAAGGTGTGGGGCGACGACCTGCGGATCGAGGGCGTCGTCGTCGAGTACCTGGAGGGCGTGGACCACCTCCCGGCGATCGTCGAGGAGTTCCGGCCAGGTCCCGACGCGCGGCTCGGCGTGCTGGTGGACCACCTGGTGGAGGGGTCGAAGGAGTCGCGGATCGCGGCGTCCGTCACCGATCCGCACGTGCTGGTGGTGGGGCATCCGTTCATCGACATCTGGGCGGCGGTGAAGCCGGCGTCGGCCGGCATCGCGGCATGGCCCGACGTGCCGCGCGGACAGGACTGGAAGACGGGCGTGTGCCGTGCGCTCGGCTGGCCGGAGAACACGGGCGCCGCCTGGCAGCGCCTCCTGGGGTGCGTCACGTCCTACCGGGACCTGGAGCCGGCGCTGCTCGGGCCGGTGGAGCACCTGATCGACCATGTGACGGTGGGCGGCCCGAACGGCTGA
- a CDS encoding MBL fold metallo-hydrolase produces the protein MTGDWEEVAAGVLRRRLAGWDETAGAVAVPGGVLLVDAGPTAAAGAELTREACELLGAPVTHLVVTHPHFDHILGAGAVTAAFPGVTVHGPRLEGPDPVAGVVADAVRHGVPAAEAAQAGRLLAAAPCRAVSGDAPVSGPAGGPRARLLDLGAAHSPHDVAVVVEGTPRVVFCGDLVEESGEPQAGPDAVPARWPAALDRLLAAGGPDALYVPGHGAVVGAAFVRAQRDALRRRFGAAPS, from the coding sequence ATGACAGGCGATTGGGAAGAGGTGGCGGCGGGTGTGCTGCGCCGCCGGCTCGCGGGGTGGGACGAGACGGCCGGGGCGGTCGCGGTGCCCGGCGGGGTGCTGCTCGTGGACGCCGGGCCGACGGCGGCGGCCGGCGCGGAGCTGACGCGGGAGGCGTGCGAACTGCTCGGCGCGCCCGTGACGCATCTCGTGGTGACGCATCCCCATTTCGACCACATCCTCGGCGCCGGTGCGGTCACGGCGGCGTTCCCGGGGGTCACCGTGCACGGTCCGCGGCTCGAAGGACCGGATCCCGTGGCCGGGGTCGTGGCGGACGCGGTGCGGCACGGGGTCCCCGCGGCCGAGGCGGCGCAGGCGGGACGGCTGCTCGCGGCGGCGCCCTGCCGCGCGGTGTCGGGGGACGCGCCCGTGTCCGGCCCCGCCGGCGGGCCGCGTGCGCGCCTCCTCGACCTGGGCGCCGCGCACTCGCCGCACGACGTGGCCGTCGTGGTCGAGGGCACGCCGCGCGTCGTGTTCTGCGGGGATCTCGTGGAGGAATCGGGGGAACCGCAGGCGGGTCCCGACGCGGTGCCCGCGCGCTGGCCGGCGGCGCTGGACCGGCTGCTCGCGGCCGGCGGCCCCGACGCGCTGTACGTTCCCGGCCACGGGGCGGTGGTCGGCGCGGCGTTCGTGCGCGCCCAGCGGGACGCCCTGCGGCGGCGCTTCGGGGCCGCCCCGTCGTGA
- the hrcA gene encoding heat-inducible transcriptional repressor HrcA, giving the protein MLSERRLEVLRAIVQDYVGTEEPVGSKALTERHNLQVSPATVRNDMAALEDEGYIAQPHTSAGRVPTDKGYRLFVDKLADIKPLSAPERRAIQNFLDGAVDLDDVVGRTVRLLAQLTRQVAVVQYPSLSRSTVRHVELLALAPARLMLVLITDTGRVEQRLIDCPAPFGETSLADLRARLNSRIAGQRFPEVPRLVADLPESFEIEERGTVATVLSTLLETLAEETEERLVIGGTANLTRFGQDFPLTIRPVLEALEEHVVMLRLLGEAKGSEMTVRIGHENAHEGLTSTSVVSVGYGSGDEAVAKLGVVGPTRMDYPGTMGAVRAVARYVGQILAEN; this is encoded by the coding sequence ATGCTCAGTGAACGCAGGCTCGAGGTGCTGCGGGCCATCGTCCAGGACTACGTGGGCACGGAGGAGCCGGTCGGCTCCAAGGCCCTCACGGAGCGGCACAATCTCCAGGTCTCCCCGGCCACCGTGCGCAACGACATGGCGGCCCTTGAGGACGAGGGGTACATCGCCCAGCCCCACACCAGCGCCGGGCGCGTCCCCACCGACAAGGGGTACCGCCTCTTCGTCGACAAGCTCGCGGACATCAAGCCGCTGTCGGCGCCCGAGCGCCGCGCCATCCAGAATTTCCTCGACGGCGCCGTCGACCTCGACGACGTGGTGGGCCGCACGGTCCGGCTGCTCGCGCAGCTCACGCGGCAGGTCGCCGTCGTGCAGTACCCGTCGCTGAGCCGTTCGACCGTGCGGCACGTGGAGCTCCTCGCGCTCGCCCCCGCGCGCCTGATGCTGGTGCTCATCACCGACACCGGCCGCGTCGAGCAGCGCCTCATCGACTGCCCGGCGCCGTTCGGCGAGACCTCGCTCGCCGACCTCCGCGCCCGGCTGAACAGCCGGATCGCCGGCCAGCGCTTCCCCGAGGTGCCCCGGCTCGTCGCCGACCTGCCGGAGTCGTTCGAGATCGAGGAGCGCGGGACGGTCGCGACCGTCCTGTCCACCCTGCTGGAGACGCTGGCGGAGGAGACCGAGGAGCGTCTCGTCATCGGCGGCACGGCGAACCTGACCCGTTTCGGGCAGGACTTCCCCCTCACGATCCGGCCCGTCCTTGAGGCGCTGGAGGAGCACGTGGTGATGCTGCGGCTCCTCGGCGAGGCCAAGGGCTCGGAGATGACGGTGCGCATCGGCCACGAGAACGCGCACGAGGGACTGACCTCAACCTCGGTCGTGTCGGTCGGCTACGGTTCTGGTGACGAGGCGGTCGCCAAGCTCGGCGTGGTCGGACCGACCCGCATGGACTACCCGGGAACGATGGGAGCGGTGCGCGCAGTGGCACGGTACGTCGGACAGATCCTCGCGGAGAACTAA
- the dnaJ gene encoding molecular chaperone DnaJ, giving the protein MAADYYAVLGVRRDASQDEIKKAFRRLARELHPDVNPDPKTQERFKEINTAYEVLSDPQKKQMYDLGGDPLSSASAGAGAGAGFGGAGFGNFSDIMDAFFGTASQRGPKSRTRRGQDAMIRLEIDLNEAAFGTTKEIQVDTAVVCSTCNGEGAAPGTSAQTCDMCRGRGEVSQVTRSFLGQVMTSRPCPQCQGFGTVVPTPCPECAGDGRVRTRRTLTVKIPAGVDNGTRIQLAGEGEVGPGGGPAGDLYVEIREQPHAVFQRRGDDLHCTVTIPMTAAALGTKVPLETLDGMEEVDVRPGTQSGQSIPLHGRGVTHLRSSGRGDLVVHVEVQTPGKLDAEQEELLRRLAKLRGEERPMGQFQPGQQGLFSRLKDAFNGR; this is encoded by the coding sequence GTGGCGGCGGACTACTACGCGGTCCTCGGTGTACGGCGGGACGCCTCGCAGGACGAGATCAAGAAGGCGTTCCGCAGGCTGGCCCGGGAGCTGCACCCGGACGTCAACCCGGACCCGAAGACGCAGGAGCGGTTCAAGGAGATCAACACCGCCTACGAGGTGCTCTCCGACCCGCAGAAGAAGCAGATGTACGACCTCGGCGGCGATCCGCTGAGCAGCGCGTCGGCGGGCGCCGGGGCGGGCGCGGGCTTCGGCGGCGCCGGCTTCGGGAACTTCTCGGACATCATGGACGCCTTTTTCGGCACCGCGTCGCAGCGCGGCCCGAAGTCCCGCACCCGGCGCGGGCAGGACGCCATGATCCGTCTGGAGATCGACCTCAACGAGGCGGCGTTCGGCACCACCAAGGAGATCCAGGTCGACACGGCCGTGGTCTGCTCCACGTGCAACGGCGAGGGCGCCGCGCCCGGCACCTCCGCGCAGACGTGCGACATGTGCCGCGGCCGCGGCGAGGTCTCGCAGGTCACGCGGTCGTTCCTCGGCCAGGTCATGACCTCGCGCCCGTGCCCGCAGTGCCAGGGCTTCGGCACGGTCGTGCCGACGCCGTGCCCCGAGTGCGCGGGCGACGGCCGGGTCCGGACCCGCCGCACGCTCACGGTGAAGATCCCCGCCGGCGTGGACAACGGCACGCGCATCCAGCTCGCGGGCGAGGGCGAGGTCGGCCCCGGCGGCGGCCCCGCCGGCGACCTGTACGTCGAGATCCGCGAGCAGCCGCACGCGGTGTTCCAGCGCCGCGGCGACGACCTCCACTGCACCGTCACCATCCCGATGACGGCCGCCGCGCTCGGCACCAAGGTCCCGCTGGAGACGCTGGACGGCATGGAGGAGGTCGACGTCCGCCCCGGCACGCAGTCGGGGCAGTCGATCCCGCTGCACGGCCGCGGCGTCACGCACCTGCGCAGCAGCGGGCGCGGCGACCTCGTCGTGCACGTCGAGGTCCAGACGCCGGGCAAGCTCGACGCCGAGCAGGAGGAGCTGCTGCGGCGGCTCGCGAAGCTGCGGGGCGAGGAGCGGCCGATGGGCCAGTTCCAGCCGGGGCAGCAGGGCCTGTTCTCCCGCCTGAAGGACGCGTTCAACGGTCGATGA
- a CDS encoding 16S rRNA (uracil(1498)-N(3))-methyltransferase has protein sequence MSTAPVFLAGSLDTAAPGHTLVLDGAEGRHAVAVRRLRAGEDIVLTDGRGTGAVGTVASVTGRDRLDVLVTEVRREPEPAPRVTVVQALPKGDRGELAVETMTETGVDRIVPWAAARCVTQWRAERGAKALAKWRATAREAGKQARRLRFPEVTDPVTTRQAAGLLAGASFAAVLHESGTEALSGAPLPVDGGAGDGGIVLVVGPEGGVSPEELAAFAAAGARPYRLGPTVLRTSTAGTVALALCLGRTRRWA, from the coding sequence ATGAGCACCGCTCCCGTCTTCCTCGCCGGGTCGCTGGACACGGCCGCTCCCGGGCACACGCTCGTCCTGGACGGCGCCGAGGGCCGGCACGCCGTCGCGGTGCGCCGGCTGCGGGCCGGTGAGGACATCGTCCTGACCGACGGACGCGGCACCGGCGCCGTCGGCACGGTGGCCTCCGTGACCGGCCGGGACCGGCTCGACGTCCTGGTGACCGAGGTCCGCCGCGAGCCGGAGCCGGCGCCCCGCGTCACGGTCGTCCAGGCGCTGCCCAAGGGTGACCGGGGCGAGCTTGCCGTCGAGACCATGACGGAGACGGGCGTGGACCGGATCGTGCCGTGGGCGGCGGCCCGCTGTGTGACGCAGTGGCGGGCCGAGCGGGGCGCGAAGGCGCTCGCGAAGTGGCGTGCCACCGCGAGGGAAGCAGGCAAGCAGGCGCGGCGCCTGCGGTTCCCCGAGGTGACGGACCCGGTGACGACCCGGCAGGCGGCCGGGCTGCTCGCCGGGGCGTCGTTCGCGGCCGTGCTGCACGAGAGCGGTACGGAGGCGCTGTCCGGTGCGCCGCTGCCCGTGGACGGCGGCGCGGGGGACGGCGGAATCGTGCTCGTGGTCGGCCCGGAGGGCGGTGTCTCCCCGGAGGAGCTGGCCGCGTTCGCGGCGGCCGGCGCGCGGCCGTACCGGCTCGGGCCGACCGTGCTGCGCACCTCGACGGCGGGCACGGTGGCACTGGCGCTGTGCCTGGGCCGTACCCGCCGCTGGGCCTGA
- a CDS encoding methionine/alanine import family NSS transporter small subunit — MSASAIVMMIIAMVVVWGGLVAAVLKLRAHPDPGAED; from the coding sequence ATGTCGGCCTCAGCGATCGTGATGATGATCATCGCCATGGTGGTGGTCTGGGGCGGCCTGGTCGCCGCCGTCCTGAAACTCCGCGCCCACCCCGACCCCGGCGCGGAGGACTGA
- a CDS encoding sodium-dependent transporter encodes MAQQEAGRQQWGSRLGFLMSAIGSAIGLGNIWRFPAVTYENGGGAFIVPYLCALLTAGIPLLILEYTIGRRHRASPPGALRRLRRPAEAIGWWQVAICFVIAAYYAAILAWAVRYTGFSVTKAWGDDPEGFLFGEFLHTTDDPGHISEFVPGVAWPLIAVWVVVLVILALGVRRGIEKANMVFIPLLVVFFLILVVRALTLDGAGTGLQGLFQPDWGALSDGGVWVAAYGQIFFSLSVGFGIMITYSSYLGRRSDLTGSALVAAFANSSFEILAGVAVFATLGFMAVQSGVGVGEVTDSGVGLAFVAFPQIISEMPMGALFGVLFFVSLVIAGLTSLISIVQVIVAAFEDRTGMRRVPAVLSVGGAVAVVSVLLFSNDSGLHFLDVADHFINQYGIVLAGLALVITVSWVLRRLPVLQADADATSAVGLGVWWRLCLGIVTPLVLTWMMVDSLTGEFDENYGGYSSSFLLWSGWAVAAGALVVGVLLSLVRWRHDAGTDGEPVPATGATTVETEER; translated from the coding sequence ATGGCTCAGCAGGAGGCGGGCCGCCAGCAGTGGGGAAGCCGCCTGGGCTTCCTCATGTCGGCGATCGGCTCGGCCATCGGCCTGGGGAACATCTGGCGTTTCCCGGCCGTCACCTACGAGAACGGCGGGGGCGCGTTCATCGTTCCCTACCTGTGCGCGCTGCTGACGGCGGGCATCCCGCTGCTGATCCTCGAGTACACGATCGGCAGACGGCACCGCGCCTCGCCGCCGGGCGCGCTGCGGCGGCTGCGGCGGCCGGCCGAGGCGATCGGCTGGTGGCAGGTCGCCATCTGCTTCGTGATCGCCGCCTACTACGCGGCCATCCTGGCGTGGGCCGTGCGGTACACCGGCTTCTCGGTCACCAAGGCGTGGGGCGACGACCCCGAGGGCTTCCTCTTCGGCGAGTTCCTCCACACCACGGACGACCCGGGACACATCTCCGAGTTCGTGCCGGGCGTCGCGTGGCCGCTGATCGCGGTGTGGGTCGTCGTGCTCGTCATCCTCGCGCTGGGCGTGCGGCGCGGCATCGAGAAGGCCAACATGGTCTTCATCCCGCTGCTCGTCGTCTTCTTCCTGATCCTGGTCGTGCGGGCGCTGACGCTCGACGGCGCGGGGACCGGCCTGCAGGGCCTCTTCCAGCCCGACTGGGGAGCCCTCAGCGACGGCGGTGTGTGGGTGGCCGCGTACGGGCAGATCTTCTTCTCGCTGTCCGTGGGCTTCGGCATCATGATCACCTACTCGTCCTACCTCGGCCGGCGCTCGGATCTGACGGGCTCGGCACTGGTCGCCGCCTTCGCGAACAGCTCGTTCGAGATCCTGGCCGGCGTGGCGGTGTTCGCGACGCTCGGGTTCATGGCCGTGCAGAGCGGCGTCGGAGTCGGCGAGGTGACGGACAGCGGTGTCGGGCTCGCCTTCGTGGCGTTCCCGCAGATCATCTCGGAGATGCCGATGGGCGCGCTGTTCGGCGTGCTGTTCTTCGTCTCCCTCGTGATCGCCGGGCTGACCTCGCTGATCAGCATCGTCCAGGTGATCGTGGCCGCCTTCGAGGACCGGACGGGCATGCGCCGCGTTCCCGCGGTGCTGTCGGTGGGCGGCGCGGTGGCCGTCGTGTCGGTGCTGCTGTTCTCCAACGACAGCGGGCTGCACTTCCTCGACGTGGCCGACCACTTCATCAACCAGTACGGCATCGTGCTGGCCGGCCTCGCCCTCGTCATCACGGTGAGCTGGGTCCTGCGGCGCCTGCCGGTGCTCCAGGCGGACGCCGACGCCACCTCGGCGGTCGGTCTCGGCGTGTGGTGGCGGCTGTGCCTCGGCATCGTCACCCCGCTGGTGCTGACCTGGATGATGGTGGACAGCCTCACGGGCGAGTTCGACGAGAACTACGGCGGCTACTCGTCGTCGTTCCTGCTGTGGTCCGGCTGGGCCGTCGCGGCGGGAGCGCTGGTGGTGGGCGTCCTGCTGTCCCTGGTGCGCTGGCGGCACGACGCCGGGACCGACGGTGAACCGGTGCCCGCGACGGGTGCCACGACGGTGGAAACGGAGGAGCGGTGA
- a CDS encoding MarR family transcriptional regulator: METDEGTRWLSDAEQRAWRVHLEVSKLLTHRLERDLQPFGLTMNDYEILVNLSESDGRRMRMSDLAAATLQSKSRLSHQITRMEKAGLVRRESCEADRRGLFAVLTEHGWTTMREVAPHHVASVRRNFVDRLPPEALAALTEALAPVASHLHAERGRP, translated from the coding sequence ATGGAGACGGACGAGGGGACCCGCTGGCTCAGCGACGCGGAGCAGCGCGCCTGGCGCGTGCACCTTGAGGTCAGCAAGCTGCTGACCCACCGCCTGGAGCGGGACCTCCAGCCGTTCGGGCTGACCATGAACGACTACGAGATCCTGGTCAACCTCTCCGAGTCGGACGGGCGCCGGATGCGGATGAGCGACCTCGCGGCGGCCACCCTCCAGTCGAAGAGCCGCCTCTCCCACCAGATCACGCGCATGGAGAAGGCCGGGCTCGTGCGGCGGGAGAGCTGCGAGGCGGACCGGCGCGGACTGTTCGCCGTCCTCACCGAGCACGGCTGGACGACGATGCGGGAGGTCGCGCCGCACCATGTCGCCTCCGTCCGGCGGAACTTCGTCGACCGCCTGCCGCCCGAGGCCCTCGCGGCACTCACCGAGGCGCTGGCGCCGGTGGCCTCCCACCTGCACGCGGAGCGCGGCCGGCCCTGA
- a CDS encoding DUF3817 domain-containing protein: protein MDLKTATALRRLRLVSAPEAVSFLVLLVCSVLKRTTDLDFVPVMGAVHGILWVAYVLFWADAWNRAKWAPRTAAWYFLMSVLPLGGFFAERALRRLQDDAVIAARARREGVVGA, encoded by the coding sequence ATGGACCTCAAGACCGCCACCGCCCTGCGCCGGCTCCGCCTGGTCTCCGCCCCGGAGGCCGTCTCCTTCCTCGTCCTGCTCGTCTGCTCGGTCCTGAAGCGGACCACGGACCTCGACTTCGTGCCGGTCATGGGCGCGGTGCACGGCATCCTGTGGGTGGCGTACGTCCTGTTCTGGGCCGACGCCTGGAACCGCGCCAAGTGGGCGCCGCGCACCGCCGCCTGGTACTTCCTGATGTCGGTCCTGCCGCTCGGCGGCTTCTTCGCCGAACGCGCCCTGCGCCGTCTCCAGGACGACGCCGTCATCGCGGCCCGCGCACGCCGCGAGGGTGTCGTCGGCGCCTGA